CGGTGACGCACCGGGGAGGGCTCGCGCGCGAGGAGATCGCATGGGCGACAAGGTGTTCAAGAAGGTCAGGCTGGTCGGCTGCTCCGACAAGAGCTACGAGAAGGCGATCGAGGCGGCGGCCGCAAAGGCCGCGGAGACGATTCGCGGCGCTTCGTGGTTCGAGGTCGTCGAGCTCCGGGGCGCCTTGCGCGACGGGAAGGTCGCCGAGTACCAGGCGACGGTCGACCTGGGATTCAAGATCGACTGAAAGCACCGGAGCGGGGAGCGGTCACCC
This genomic stretch from Terriglobia bacterium harbors:
- a CDS encoding dodecin domain-containing protein, which translates into the protein MGDKVFKKVRLVGCSDKSYEKAIEAAAAKAAETIRGASWFEVVELRGALRDGKVAEYQATVDLGFKID